The DNA window GAGGGGGTTATGCCCTAATGAAAGGTAACGAAGTTGGGTGAAATCACCCACAAAGTCTGGAATTTTGTTCAGTAAATTGCCGTCCAGTGATAGATAAATAAGTGCTGTAAGCTGGGCAACTTCGGGGGGCAAATGCTGAAGTTTACTATACTCTACAGATAGTTTTTTGAGTTGTTTAAGTTGGGTGATTTGAGGAGGGATTTGGCTTATCTGTGTATTGTATAAAGTGAGGCTTTCCAAGTGAGGTATTTGAAACAGTACTTTGGGTATTTGGGCAAGTGCTGAAGGTGTATTGTATATTCTTCTGAGAATCTCTATAGATTGCACTTTTTTGATATGCTTCCAGGTAAGCAAATCGTCAGCAATGCCTTGAACAGGACTGTCAATAGAGATTGATTTATCACCAAAGGTATCATATTTTTTATTGAGTGCTTGTGCAAAAAAATTTCCGCCAAACTCTATAGCAAGGGCTGTATAAGCCCCCGAAAAATGTTGTACAAAGTCAATAAATGCCTGTTTCGGAACAGGTAGCTTTTCCAGAATTACCCTTACTGATTGTCTGCCCCAGAGTTGGGCATAATACACTGTTGATTGCCAACGAGCCGGGAAGTGTTGTTGTAATATTTTTTTGGCAAGTTTTTTTACTTTTTTGTTTTTATGTACCAAATAAGCCGCAATGATCCAGTGGTAAGCCTCTTGTTGTAATATACAGTTGCCCGAAATCAGGTTGAGTGCCAGCAAATGGTGGTCACTGTCTTGACTCATCAATAACTCTTCTATTTTTGTAATATTCTCTGATGAAAATGTGGGAAGACCTACAGCATTATTTTCCCATTGTGTCCATTGCTCGTCGGTGATGATACATAAAGAGGCATTGTGCCATATTTCATCAGGTACAGGTGCGGCTTTTTCGGCAACAATGAGGCAGTCAATAGGTTGTTGAAGGTTGTTTTCCCAAATCAAGCCTTTGTCTCTGATTACTTTTTTTAGGGCACTCAATGTAAATCGTTTACTCTTGCCCACTAAGGCTATTTTACTGCCTGGAGCTAAAGCAGACAATACCTGATCAGGCGAGCATTGGCCCATCAAGTTCAATACATATTGGTGAATATGAGGAAGGTCTATATTCAAAAAAGGCCATAATTCTTTTATGGTTGCTTCGCCAGGCGACAAAGCCTGACTAAATATTTGATGAGCAGTATCAGGATGGGTTTGCGTAAGTGAAGAGTTGTGTACCACTTTGTGAAAGTTTGACAACCCTTCAGCCCCTGTATAATAAGTATAGTCCAGTTGTAAAACATCCAGTTGAGTGAGCATTTGGGTAAGTAGTGTAGGGGGAGTATAAAACTCGTTTTCACTAATGTCGAGGTGGCGAAGATTAGAAAACTGTAGTAATTTTTCTGGCAACTTACCCAACACATTGTTGCGCAACTTTAGTTCTTCAAGGTGCCTAAGTTGCAATACCCATGCAGGTATTTCGCGCAGGCGGTTATAAGATAAGTCCAGTTGTTTGAGTTGAGTAAAAACGCTCCAGTCAATATGTTGGTTTTCTTCTACTTGAGCAGTTGTAAACCCCTCAATATGAGAGAGTTTTTCAAGCTTTTTGGGTATTCGAGCGTGCCTGTTTCCCAGGTTCAAGTATGTACACTGTGGCATTTGCAATAACAAATCAATCAAATGATCCAGGTCTATGTCACCATTGTCTGATACATCCAGTCTTTCAAGTTTTTGTAGCTTTACAAAGCTGTCGGGTAGCTGATGAAAATGGAGGCGTCTGATGTGTAATCCAAACCGTTGGGTCGCCTTTGCCATTACCTTGCATACATTGAAAAGCGACAAGTCAAAGTTTTCGCTCAAGTCAATCGTATGAAGACAGGGTAGTTTTGCCATACTTTCGGGCAAAGTGTTCAACTGGTTGGCATACACAATCAGAGTTTTTAGTTGGGTAATGTGGTGAATAGTTTCGGGCAAGGTTTTCAAACGATTACGCCTGATATTCAAAAACTCTAACTGGGGCATTTGCATTAGTACCGCCGGAACCTGATGTAAATTATTGCTGCCTAGCTTGAGGTGCTTGAGTTTGTGAAGTTGGGCAAACGAGGCCGGCAAATCTTTGAGGTTGTTGTAGGTGAGGTTTATTTTTTCTACATTTTTCAACGTGCCTATGTTATCTGGCAACGAACGAATACTTTTTTTAGGTAAGCTTAGTGCTATTACATCCTCAGGGTTTTCTAAGGCTTGTTGTAGGTTGTGGTAGGTTTTCATGGTGTTGGTATAATTAATATACTACTTATCAGTAGCTTGGCTGTCATTTGTGTTGTTTTTAGTAATTTTTGCAGGGGTGATTTCTCCATTTTTTTTGCCCTTTGCCAGTAATAGTTATTACAAGTCAATAACAACTCCTTTTACCCAACAATTTAACACTATAAACAATGTTATGAAAAATCATTTGTCTTTATTCTCAAAAGCATTTAACTGATAAATAAGCAAGTGTATATACCTGAGCTAATTATCAGTATTTTAAAGTTATCGTAAGTGAAGTATATCGTAAAATGTAAACTGTCAAACACCTTGTCGAGAAATGTCGGCAAGGTGTTTTTTTATTTTTTTTAAAAGCCCACGCAACCTTTGTTGTTTAGCCTGCATCATTCATGTAAACGCTGTTGATCCATTTTAGGAATCGCTACAATATCAATGGCTAAACCCATATAATTTAAAAAGATATGATGCATTTGTTCAAAAAAGTATGTGCTTTACTGGTACTACAGTTATTGTGGTTACCTGCCGCCCAAGCACAAGACCAAGGCTTTATTTATGGAAAACTCACCACTGTAGACGGTAAAACCTATACCGGGCAAATTCGCTGGGGCAAAGAAGAAGCCTACTGGAGCGATATGTTCAACTCTTCTAAAACGCATAATGATAACCTTGACCACTTGTCGCGAAGTGAAATGAAAGCTCTTAAGAGACAATCACGTCGTCGAGACTATGGTTTCATCAAAGTAGGTAATTATTATAGCTTTGAGCATACATTTGCTTGTCGCTTTGGCGATATTCAAACCATTAAAATAGCTGGTCGTAATAGGGTAGAGCTATTACTGAAAAACAAGATGCGTATCAAGCTTAAGGGAGGTTCTAACGACATAGGGGCTACGGTAAGAGTGATGGATAAAGAGCTGGGGGAGCTTGCCATTAAGTGGAGCCGAATAGACAAGGTAGATTTTATGCCTACACCAGCCAAACTAGGTGCCAAAATGGGCAACGCTTTGTATGGTACAGTAGAAACCCGCAAAGGTAAATTTACTGGAATTGTTCAGTGGGACCACGACGAACGTTTAAGCACTGACATACTCAATGGTAAGAGCGAAGATGGGCGAATGAAAATCCCTTTTAAAAACATAAAAGCAATCAAAAAACACCGTTGGGGTAGTTTGGTTGTGCTTCGTTCAGGGCGTGAAGTGTACCTTACCGGAACCAATGACGTAGAAGATGGCAATCGAGGCATTATTGTATCGCATCACTTGTTTGGCAGGGTAGATATTGACTGGGATGATTTTAAAAAGGTAACTTTTGATTCTAAGGCGCTCTCTGGCAAAGGTTATAACGACTATAAGACGCCCGTAATGTTGAAAGGTACCATCACTACCACCGACAAACGTACCCTGAAAGGAAACATTATTTATGACTTAGACGAGAAACTGTCTATTGAAATACTGGACGGCAAAATAGATAACTTAAAGCATCAAATCCCTTTTGGCATCATCAAGAGCATTACACCCAAAAATCGTATTTCTTCGGAAGTAGAACTAAAATCGGGGCAAAAAATGATCTTAGGCGAAAGCCAGGATGTATCTGACCGTCATACGGGAGTAATTATATTGATGGACAAAGAAAATAAAGAGTATATTCCTTGGGACAAGGTAGCAAAGATTAGT is part of the Microscilla marina ATCC 23134 genome and encodes:
- a CDS encoding leucine-rich repeat domain-containing protein, translated to MKTYHNLQQALENPEDVIALSLPKKSIRSLPDNIGTLKNVEKINLTYNNLKDLPASFAQLHKLKHLKLGSNNLHQVPAVLMQMPQLEFLNIRRNRLKTLPETIHHITQLKTLIVYANQLNTLPESMAKLPCLHTIDLSENFDLSLFNVCKVMAKATQRFGLHIRRLHFHQLPDSFVKLQKLERLDVSDNGDIDLDHLIDLLLQMPQCTYLNLGNRHARIPKKLEKLSHIEGFTTAQVEENQHIDWSVFTQLKQLDLSYNRLREIPAWVLQLRHLEELKLRNNVLGKLPEKLLQFSNLRHLDISENEFYTPPTLLTQMLTQLDVLQLDYTYYTGAEGLSNFHKVVHNSSLTQTHPDTAHQIFSQALSPGEATIKELWPFLNIDLPHIHQYVLNLMGQCSPDQVLSALAPGSKIALVGKSKRFTLSALKKVIRDKGLIWENNLQQPIDCLIVAEKAAPVPDEIWHNASLCIITDEQWTQWENNAVGLPTFSSENITKIEELLMSQDSDHHLLALNLISGNCILQQEAYHWIIAAYLVHKNKKVKKLAKKILQQHFPARWQSTVYYAQLWGRQSVRVILEKLPVPKQAFIDFVQHFSGAYTALAIEFGGNFFAQALNKKYDTFGDKSISIDSPVQGIADDLLTWKHIKKVQSIEILRRIYNTPSALAQIPKVLFQIPHLESLTLYNTQISQIPPQITQLKQLKKLSVEYSKLQHLPPEVAQLTALIYLSLDGNLLNKIPDFVGDFTQLRYLSLGHNPLKKLPDCIQYLHQVEQLHFANIQATVVPHWLGKLTKVHYLTMHNNQFSQLPPTIGHLAQLSRLDLAKNKLTMLPPEIGQLKALDSLVLSNNQLKTLPAEIGQLSQLRYLQVDGNPFTHFPPEVAQLTKLEELELGKKHLLNNTELTQLRHLLPSNCRIETRYIDY